In Fibrobacter sp. UWH4, a single genomic region encodes these proteins:
- a CDS encoding UDP-N-acetylmuramoyl-L-alanyl-D-glutamate--2,6-diaminopimelate ligase — MISETLMQKLNVQGLCDDSRRVKPNDLFFAMPGAEGFAVNAVASGAVAVVSEAVAHAELTSKWIQVADVKAARQESARIFYKDPFARLNAHAVTGTNGKTTSAFLMDAMLTAAGHKVALLGTIKNKIGDKSVPATLTTPGLLDLYAFAAKAVEAGCTDLVMEASSHSLDQGRMAGVLYKSALFSNLTQDHLDYHKTMDAYFEAKKLLFTRYLADDGVAVVNIDDAYGKKLYDSLAGIGADRRVAVSRLGVVGATVKPEGAIENTEDGLKLRLPAISADVFETPLCGDFNVDNVMLVLSWAKAIGIAEPAMRKALSEVRVPGRFEKVWNKNGRHVIVDYAHTPDALERVLTTARSLCRGKLSCVFGCGGDRDKTKRPIMGAIAERIADKAWLTSDNPRTENPTDIINDVRAGMKTDKFCVVEKREEAIAKACAELKDGDWLVIAGKGHEDYQIVGKTKHHFDDREEAVKAMENV, encoded by the coding sequence ATGATTTCTGAGACTTTGATGCAGAAATTGAATGTGCAGGGCCTATGCGACGACTCCCGCCGCGTGAAGCCGAACGACTTGTTTTTTGCGATGCCGGGTGCCGAAGGCTTTGCCGTGAATGCGGTTGCGTCCGGTGCAGTTGCCGTGGTGAGTGAAGCGGTTGCTCATGCTGAACTGACCTCGAAATGGATTCAGGTGGCCGACGTGAAGGCTGCCCGTCAAGAATCGGCAAGGATTTTCTATAAGGATCCGTTTGCAAGACTGAATGCCCATGCGGTTACCGGAACGAACGGAAAGACCACCAGCGCGTTCCTGATGGATGCGATGCTTACGGCGGCCGGCCACAAGGTGGCGCTTTTGGGAACCATCAAGAACAAGATTGGTGACAAGTCGGTGCCGGCCACCCTGACGACGCCGGGACTTCTGGACTTGTATGCATTTGCCGCGAAGGCCGTCGAGGCCGGTTGCACGGACTTGGTGATGGAAGCGTCTTCGCATTCCTTGGATCAGGGCCGTATGGCGGGCGTGCTTTACAAGAGTGCCTTGTTCAGCAACCTGACGCAGGACCACCTCGATTACCATAAGACGATGGATGCCTACTTTGAGGCAAAGAAGCTCTTGTTTACGCGTTACCTCGCAGACGACGGCGTGGCCGTTGTCAATATCGATGACGCGTACGGAAAGAAACTATACGATTCCCTAGCCGGGATTGGAGCGGACCGGAGGGTGGCTGTCTCGCGTCTAGGGGTCGTTGGTGCTACTGTGAAGCCCGAAGGGGCTATCGAAAATACTGAAGACGGACTCAAGCTTCGCCTGCCCGCGATTAGTGCCGACGTGTTTGAAACTCCGCTGTGCGGCGACTTTAACGTGGACAACGTGATGCTCGTGCTTTCGTGGGCGAAGGCGATTGGAATTGCTGAACCGGCAATGCGCAAGGCTCTCTCCGAAGTTCGCGTTCCGGGCCGTTTCGAAAAAGTCTGGAACAAGAATGGCCGTCACGTGATTGTGGATTACGCCCACACTCCCGACGCCCTGGAACGCGTCCTTACGACCGCTCGTAGCCTCTGCCGAGGTAAGCTTTCGTGTGTGTTCGGCTGCGGCGGTGACCGCGACAAGACTAAGCGCCCGATTATGGGTGCAATCGCCGAACGCATTGCGGACAAGGCTTGGCTCACCTCCGACAATCCGCGTACCGAAAATCCGACCGACATCATCAACGATGTGCGTGCCGGCATGAAGACGGACAAGTTCTGCGTGGTCGAAAAGCGCGAAGAGGCGATTGCCAAGGCTTGTGCCGAACTCAAGGACGGCGATTGGCTCGTGATTGCGGGCAAGGGCCACGAAGACTACCAGATTGTGGGTAAGACCAAACACCATTTTGATGACCGCGAAGAAGCGGTGAAGGCAATGGAAAATGTATAA
- the murF gene encoding UDP-N-acetylmuramoyl-tripeptide--D-alanyl-D-alanine ligase → MYKLDLKIKELLEILETYSVGIDGRTKNRKVNLCMDSREPAKGVVFWPIKGARFDAHQFVTQMEKNGALMSVVNADAEGIENFKMYAPVDDTTKALLKLAKGYQKNFKVKKVAITGSNGKTTTKEMVKAVLSQKYNTHATAGNFNNHIGVPMTLFQLKHSHEAAVIEMGTSGPDEIRPLSLAVEPDVAVITNIGASHLERLKDLDGVFAEKKTIVAGLKKNGVLIVNADDPRLCKCRSNTSYKVVTFGVKRGIIKPEKLEWSEDNCATFFVERTKFTLNVPGIHNLYNALAAIAVGLQFRVPKAEIAKALANFRSTNMRMEIKNANGFKIVSDCYNANPSSTKMALQTIGNMKVNRRIAVLGDMLELGAQTDALHQEMGAMVPEMNFDMLLTVGEKAKLYVKGAKSKGMKAAHHFASVQELIDTLTEIVAEGDVLLIKGSRGMHMETVVDALLKLTKVNA, encoded by the coding sequence ATGTATAAGCTGGACTTGAAAATCAAGGAACTCTTGGAAATCCTCGAAACCTACTCGGTAGGCATCGATGGACGTACCAAGAACCGCAAGGTGAATCTTTGCATGGATTCCCGTGAACCTGCCAAAGGTGTTGTGTTTTGGCCGATCAAGGGCGCCCGTTTTGACGCCCACCAGTTTGTAACTCAAATGGAAAAAAATGGAGCATTGATGAGTGTCGTGAATGCAGATGCCGAAGGCATTGAAAACTTCAAGATGTATGCGCCCGTCGACGATACGACGAAAGCGCTCCTCAAGCTCGCCAAGGGCTACCAGAAGAATTTTAAGGTAAAAAAGGTTGCCATTACGGGCAGCAACGGCAAGACGACTACCAAGGAAATGGTGAAGGCTGTTCTTTCGCAGAAGTACAATACGCATGCTACCGCCGGTAACTTCAACAACCACATCGGTGTGCCCATGACGCTGTTCCAGCTCAAGCACAGCCACGAAGCGGCTGTCATCGAAATGGGCACGAGCGGCCCGGATGAAATCCGTCCGCTCTCGCTCGCCGTCGAGCCCGATGTGGCCGTGATTACGAACATCGGTGCCTCTCACCTGGAACGCCTCAAGGATTTGGATGGCGTGTTCGCCGAAAAGAAGACGATTGTCGCTGGCCTCAAGAAGAACGGTGTGCTCATTGTGAACGCCGATGATCCGCGCCTTTGCAAGTGCCGTAGCAATACCAGCTACAAGGTGGTGACCTTCGGCGTAAAGCGCGGCATCATCAAGCCCGAAAAGCTCGAATGGAGCGAAGACAACTGCGCCACTTTCTTTGTGGAACGCACCAAGTTCACGCTGAACGTGCCGGGTATCCATAACCTTTACAATGCCCTCGCCGCTATTGCCGTGGGGCTCCAGTTCCGCGTGCCCAAGGCCGAAATCGCGAAGGCTCTTGCGAATTTCCGTTCGACCAATATGCGCATGGAAATCAAGAACGCAAATGGCTTCAAGATCGTGTCGGATTGCTACAATGCGAACCCGTCTTCGACCAAGATGGCCTTGCAGACCATTGGCAACATGAAGGTGAACCGCCGTATCGCTGTTCTTGGCGATATGCTGGAACTCGGCGCCCAGACCGACGCCCTGCACCAGGAAATGGGTGCCATGGTGCCCGAAATGAATTTCGATATGCTCCTGACTGTGGGCGAAAAGGCGAAACTTTATGTGAAGGGCGCAAAGTCCAAGGGCATGAAGGCCGCGCATCATTTTGCCTCTGTTCAGGAACTGATCGACACCCTCACCGAAATCGTGGCCGAAGGCGACGTGCTCCTGATCAAGGGCAGCCGCGGCATGCACATGGAGACTGTGGTGGATGCCCTGCTCAAGCTGACGAAGGTTAACGCATAG
- a CDS encoding putative peptidoglycan glycosyltransferase FtsW, translated as MENTAAHTGMNKLLLIAALLLICIGVPIIYTASSHFAVAKGLPAEFYLQKHLVKVVGGLVLMFICARFVDYGHWSWLGRITFVIGVVLTIAALVKGGAVKGANRWIFGIQPSEIMKLGMLICICWKFSQAGDNIKSVACTLVQPGIFFGITALLLILQPNYSMIVMLSFVVGCVMITAGVNLKYLAMTVGALAPLGLIMLLVTGHSSKRIHAFFADEGEMVASNWQGDHALQALGNGGFTGTGFGMGVQKLGYLPEAHKDVIYAVAGEEFGFVGTFVLLALYAILFAQGFKIARQSSTRFGKYLAVAFTYSLFFNFLVHVCVCVGLFPMTGQPLPFITFGGTNLIYSCVVVGILLNISRPNTGKMIKEPYMSGASLESSAYRNVDFTRSGV; from the coding sequence ATGGAAAATACGGCAGCACATACCGGCATGAACAAGTTACTGCTTATTGCAGCGCTGTTGCTGATCTGTATAGGTGTACCTATCATCTATACAGCGTCATCGCACTTTGCCGTAGCCAAGGGCTTGCCTGCGGAATTCTACCTGCAGAAGCACCTGGTTAAGGTTGTGGGCGGTCTCGTGCTGATGTTTATTTGTGCGCGCTTTGTGGATTATGGACACTGGAGCTGGCTTGGAAGGATCACTTTTGTAATAGGCGTGGTCCTTACGATAGCGGCTCTGGTCAAGGGCGGCGCGGTTAAGGGTGCGAATCGTTGGATTTTTGGCATCCAGCCCTCCGAAATTATGAAACTGGGAATGCTGATTTGCATTTGCTGGAAGTTCTCGCAGGCGGGCGATAACATCAAGAGTGTCGCCTGTACTTTGGTGCAACCGGGAATATTCTTTGGAATTACGGCGTTGCTGCTTATTCTGCAACCGAACTATTCGATGATCGTGATGCTCTCTTTCGTGGTCGGCTGCGTAATGATTACGGCTGGTGTGAACCTGAAATACCTCGCGATGACTGTGGGTGCCCTAGCTCCGCTTGGCTTGATTATGTTGCTTGTAACGGGACATTCCAGCAAGCGTATCCACGCGTTTTTCGCTGACGAAGGAGAAATGGTCGCTTCTAACTGGCAGGGGGACCATGCTCTGCAGGCTCTTGGAAATGGCGGTTTCACCGGGACGGGATTTGGCATGGGCGTGCAAAAGCTGGGTTATTTGCCTGAAGCGCACAAGGACGTTATTTATGCGGTGGCGGGCGAGGAATTTGGCTTTGTCGGTACATTTGTCCTGCTGGCTCTTTATGCAATTCTTTTTGCGCAGGGTTTCAAGATCGCGCGTCAGTCCTCGACCCGTTTTGGCAAGTACCTGGCGGTGGCGTTCACTTATTCGTTGTTCTTTAACTTCTTGGTGCACGTCTGTGTTTGCGTTGGACTTTTCCCGATGACGGGGCAACCGCTGCCGTTTATCACCTTTGGTGGAACGAACCTGATCTACAGCTGCGTCGTGGTTGGAATTTTGCTGAATATCTCTAGACCCAATACGGGCAAGATGATCAAGGAACCTTATATGAGCGGCGCGTCGTTGGAAAGTAGCGCTTACAGAAATGTTGATTTTACAAGGAGTGGCGTATGA
- the murG gene encoding undecaprenyldiphospho-muramoylpentapeptide beta-N-acetylglucosaminyltransferase, producing the protein MKKFLFVCGGTGGHIFPAVAIANSLKKMGVTDITFAGRKDSMEERLVAKDWPYEYISAVPLHRGPFLKNLALPFNLSKALVRAKSVIKKVKPDVVVATGGYVSLPIVLAAGTAGIPVYLQEQNAVAGVANKVGSRYAKTIFVTSESASKFFPAEKCMIFGNPVRELPAKGSMTRPAEFAPGKKAVFIVGGSQGAVGINNKIEESIKTIAARDDVSVVWQVGVKNVNSISARVGDVPNVAIRGFLDGIYAYMMHADLIISRAGASALAEILAFGKPSILLPFPHATANHQEFNARVVEKAGAALVELDAEENHLWEKVEQLLGDETRLNAMAEAAKKLGMPDAADQIARVILEKENCFNAD; encoded by the coding sequence ATGAAAAAGTTTCTTTTCGTATGTGGCGGTACCGGTGGCCATATTTTCCCGGCCGTAGCCATTGCAAATAGCCTCAAGAAGATGGGCGTGACCGATATTACTTTTGCTGGCCGTAAGGATTCGATGGAAGAACGCCTCGTGGCTAAGGATTGGCCCTACGAATATATTTCGGCGGTTCCTTTGCACCGTGGCCCGTTTCTCAAGAATTTGGCGCTGCCCTTTAACCTTTCCAAGGCGCTGGTACGCGCGAAGAGTGTCATCAAGAAGGTTAAACCCGATGTCGTCGTGGCGACGGGCGGTTACGTGTCGCTCCCGATCGTGCTTGCCGCAGGGACAGCCGGTATTCCCGTTTATCTGCAGGAACAGAATGCGGTGGCGGGTGTCGCGAACAAGGTGGGTTCCCGTTACGCAAAGACCATCTTTGTCACTTCCGAATCGGCCTCCAAGTTCTTCCCTGCTGAAAAGTGCATGATTTTTGGAAACCCCGTCCGTGAATTGCCTGCAAAAGGCTCCATGACTCGCCCTGCTGAATTTGCTCCGGGCAAGAAGGCCGTGTTTATCGTGGGTGGCTCGCAGGGTGCCGTAGGCATCAACAACAAGATCGAAGAAAGCATCAAGACCATTGCTGCCCGCGACGATGTGTCCGTGGTGTGGCAGGTGGGTGTCAAGAATGTGAATTCCATCAGTGCCCGTGTCGGCGATGTGCCGAATGTGGCTATCCGCGGATTCCTGGATGGCATTTACGCCTATATGATGCATGCGGACTTGATTATCAGCCGCGCTGGAGCTTCGGCCTTGGCCGAAATCCTTGCCTTCGGCAAGCCCTCTATCTTGCTCCCGTTCCCGCATGCGACGGCGAACCATCAGGAATTCAATGCACGCGTCGTTGAAAAGGCGGGAGCCGCCCTCGTGGAACTCGATGCCGAAGAAAATCACCTGTGGGAAAAGGTGGAACAGCTCTTGGGCGATGAAACTCGTTTAAATGCGATGGCCGAAGCGGCGAAAAAACTCGGAATGCCCGATGCCGCAGACCAGATTGCGCGCGTTATCCTTGAAAAGGAGAATTGTTTTAATGCAGATTAA
- the murC gene encoding UDP-N-acetylmuramate--L-alanine ligase: MQINDCKRVRKLHFVGIGGAGMSGIAEVLHANGFIVSGSDTGESAVIDYLKGLGIRVFSKHEASNVEGTDLVVYSSAVPHDNPELVEARNRRIPVIRRAEMLGELMRMKYTLSIAGTHGKTTTTSIVGQIWEEAGLDPTIIVGGVVKGKGSGAKVGKGDYLIAESDEFDRSFLSMMPSSAIITNIDADHLDTYENIEDIKDAFVQFANKIPFYGQVIVCLDDPNVQQILARLKKPVITYGFTRQAKYRVDNLRFEKGYPVFEILNDGESLGEFKLQIPGRHNVLNATAAVALAIEEGISADVARKACAEFEGVKRRFEFIGEKNDVLVFDDYAHHPTEAAATLLGFRDAFPDRRIIVAFQPHLFTRTRDQHDAFGGAFANCDVLLATDIYPAREKPIEGVTGALVANSATDRGHRDARFVGDQLNLLPILKSELKPGDVVVLMGAGNIWKLGERILKECL; this comes from the coding sequence ATGCAGATTAATGATTGTAAGCGTGTCCGCAAGCTTCATTTTGTCGGTATCGGTGGCGCCGGTATGTCTGGCATTGCCGAGGTGCTCCATGCGAATGGATTTATCGTGAGCGGTTCCGATACGGGCGAAAGCGCCGTAATCGATTACCTCAAGGGTCTTGGTATCCGCGTGTTCTCGAAGCACGAGGCGTCCAATGTCGAAGGGACTGATCTTGTAGTCTATTCTTCTGCGGTTCCGCACGACAATCCGGAACTGGTTGAAGCGCGTAACCGTCGCATCCCCGTGATTCGTCGCGCCGAAATGCTCGGTGAATTGATGCGCATGAAGTACACGCTCTCGATTGCGGGTACTCACGGCAAGACCACGACCACTTCTATCGTAGGCCAGATTTGGGAAGAAGCCGGCCTCGACCCGACCATTATCGTGGGCGGAGTCGTTAAGGGCAAGGGCAGCGGTGCTAAGGTCGGTAAAGGAGACTACCTGATTGCCGAAAGCGATGAATTTGACCGCAGCTTCCTTTCGATGATGCCGTCTTCTGCAATCATCACGAACATTGATGCCGACCATCTGGACACCTACGAAAATATCGAAGACATCAAGGATGCCTTCGTGCAGTTCGCGAACAAGATTCCGTTCTACGGTCAGGTGATTGTCTGTCTCGACGACCCGAACGTGCAGCAGATTCTAGCCCGTCTCAAGAAACCGGTAATTACCTATGGCTTTACGCGTCAGGCGAAGTACCGCGTGGATAACCTTCGGTTCGAGAAGGGTTACCCTGTATTTGAAATTTTGAACGACGGCGAAAGCTTGGGTGAATTCAAGCTCCAGATTCCTGGCCGCCACAATGTGCTGAATGCGACTGCTGCCGTGGCCCTCGCGATCGAAGAGGGTATCTCTGCCGATGTCGCTCGCAAGGCCTGCGCCGAATTCGAAGGCGTCAAGCGTCGCTTTGAATTTATTGGTGAAAAGAACGATGTGCTGGTCTTTGATGACTACGCGCACCATCCGACCGAAGCCGCAGCGACACTGCTCGGTTTCCGCGATGCGTTCCCGGACCGCCGCATTATCGTGGCTTTCCAGCCGCACCTGTTTACGCGTACCCGCGACCAGCACGATGCCTTTGGCGGTGCGTTTGCCAACTGCGATGTGCTCTTGGCAACTGATATTTATCCGGCCCGCGAAAAGCCCATCGAGGGCGTGACCGGTGCGCTGGTGGCAAACAGCGCAACGGACCGCGGACATCGCGATGCCCGTTTCGTGGGCGACCAACTGAACTTGCTGCCGATTTTGAAGTCGGAACTCAAGCCGGGTGATGTCGTAGTCCTCATGGGTGCTGGCAACATCTGGAAACTCGGTGAACGCATTCTCAAGGAATGCCTCTAG
- a CDS encoding cell division protein FtsQ/DivIB, with product MKERSTTLFGRRIGTNERKRKQERARKVKHGFSCVWCWFKRRGWIFGVVLAVIAFLAIHNRFYLQRFNPLELRYLQYVEIEGNRMLSWEDVMQNAQVETGMRMSELNEDSVAAALTQLPLILSVSVEKKFPSSLYIKLQEATPVLTVLEGGKATIYSEKGHPLPYSVATAMRLPVLEVEALDKVKMMSQFLLSMRNADSELYDRVSQLSWSEKDAAIKVFFRDVGYVALFPAKNWNKDMFVLYKAVENGFVPDLQCAGELDMRFSGFAYVRNYDKRCVNG from the coding sequence TTGAAGGAACGTAGTACCACATTGTTTGGCCGCCGCATTGGCACCAACGAACGCAAACGCAAGCAGGAACGTGCCCGCAAGGTAAAGCACGGGTTTAGCTGCGTGTGGTGCTGGTTCAAGCGACGGGGCTGGATTTTCGGCGTGGTCCTTGCCGTGATTGCGTTCCTCGCGATTCACAACCGGTTCTATTTGCAGCGATTCAATCCGCTGGAACTGCGCTACCTGCAGTATGTGGAAATCGAAGGCAACCGTATGCTTTCGTGGGAAGACGTGATGCAGAACGCCCAGGTGGAAACGGGAATGCGGATGTCCGAACTGAACGAAGATTCCGTAGCGGCCGCCCTAACGCAGCTTCCGCTAATCCTTTCGGTCAGTGTCGAAAAGAAGTTCCCATCTTCGCTGTACATCAAGTTGCAAGAGGCTACTCCCGTGTTGACCGTGCTCGAAGGTGGCAAGGCGACCATCTATTCGGAAAAGGGGCATCCGCTTCCGTACTCGGTGGCGACCGCTATGCGGCTCCCGGTGCTAGAAGTAGAGGCGCTCGATAAGGTCAAGATGATGTCGCAGTTCCTGCTTTCGATGCGAAACGCGGACAGCGAACTCTACGACAGGGTCTCGCAGCTGAGCTGGAGCGAAAAGGATGCCGCTATAAAGGTGTTCTTCAGGGATGTGGGCTATGTGGCCCTCTTCCCGGCAAAGAATTGGAACAAGGATATGTTTGTCTTGTATAAGGCCGTTGAAAATGGATTTGTACCCGACTTGCAGTGTGCAGGTGAACTCGATATGAGGTTTTCGGGCTTTGCGTACGTAAGGAATTATGATAAGAGGTGCGTCAATGGATGA
- the ftsA gene encoding cell division protein FtsA produces MDDSKQEKRKEEYIFGLDIGASKLNLFVGISEGENVRVVECGDFPLKNADEFDSVVDTIQQAVQVIENSTRVDVRDVYVGIAGKHVRSYSFQGIVTLPTGEVREEDIDSVQRQASAVPPSAGEIIHVFPGEYSLDEEEHIRNPKGRSGRRLGVEVQVVTARQNAMQNLGKMINRAGLNVAGYVLEPLASACSVLTDDERELGVALIDFGAGTADVAVFVNDSVRFTTSIDYAGNVITSDISRCLNVPISLSKAEEIKKKYGTCTINNLIEDETFPVPAVGNRGDVQCSRKLLANIITARVEEIFRLLNEELKKCQIDTIINGGIVLTGGCCALEGIEDVACRVFKKPVRIGRPKGMSGIQEAYQNPSYATGIGLLYYANKQHREKKKNETSKMQIPDTVKKGFQHFVEIIRKYL; encoded by the coding sequence ATGGATGACAGTAAACAGGAAAAGAGAAAAGAGGAATACATCTTTGGTCTCGATATCGGGGCTTCGAAGCTGAACCTTTTCGTAGGCATTTCGGAAGGCGAAAATGTCCGTGTTGTGGAATGCGGCGATTTCCCTCTCAAGAATGCGGACGAATTTGACTCGGTGGTGGATACGATCCAGCAAGCGGTCCAGGTAATCGAGAATTCGACTCGCGTCGATGTCCGCGATGTCTACGTGGGCATTGCCGGCAAGCATGTCCGCTCTTACAGTTTTCAGGGAATTGTGACGCTCCCGACGGGCGAAGTTCGCGAAGAGGATATCGACAGTGTACAGCGTCAGGCTAGCGCGGTGCCGCCTTCGGCGGGCGAGATTATTCACGTGTTCCCGGGCGAATACTCGCTGGACGAAGAAGAACATATCCGTAACCCGAAGGGCCGTTCGGGCCGTCGCTTGGGAGTTGAAGTCCAGGTGGTGACCGCTCGTCAGAATGCCATGCAGAACTTGGGCAAGATGATCAACCGTGCGGGTCTCAATGTAGCGGGTTACGTGTTGGAACCTCTGGCCTCTGCATGCTCCGTGCTTACCGATGACGAGCGCGAACTGGGTGTCGCCTTGATCGACTTTGGCGCGGGTACGGCGGATGTTGCCGTTTTCGTGAACGATTCCGTGCGCTTTACGACCTCCATTGACTATGCCGGAAACGTCATCACGAGCGATATCAGCCGCTGCCTCAATGTTCCGATTTCGCTTTCGAAAGCCGAAGAAATCAAGAAGAAATACGGAACATGTACCATCAACAATCTCATTGAGGACGAAACGTTCCCGGTTCCTGCTGTCGGAAACCGTGGCGATGTTCAGTGCTCCCGCAAGTTGCTTGCGAATATCATTACGGCGCGCGTGGAAGAAATTTTCAGGTTGCTGAATGAGGAATTGAAAAAGTGCCAGATTGATACCATTATTAATGGAGGTATCGTCTTGACGGGCGGTTGCTGCGCCTTGGAAGGTATCGAAGATGTGGCGTGCAGGGTGTTCAAGAAGCCTGTCCGCATCGGTCGCCCCAAGGGAATGAGCGGCATCCAGGAAGCCTACCAGAATCCGTCGTATGCGACCGGAATTGGCCTCCTGTACTATGCGAACAAGCAACACCGCGAAAAGAAGAAAAATGAAACGAGCAAGATGCAGATCCCGGATACTGTCAAGAAGGGGTTCCAGCATTTCGTTGAAATCATCAGGAAGTATTTATAA
- the ftsZ gene encoding cell division protein FtsZ yields MSEIDNFNFEVKSRVMGEVPSYNNAKVKVFGVGGAGGNTVNRMKDMNIEGVEYYAVNTDSMALDQSKADHTIQIGDKATRGLGAGMDPEMGRKAAEECIDQFKEAMKDSDMVFIAAGMGGGTGTGAAPVVAGVARELGILTVAVVTKPFRWEGNARSSIAQSGIAALRECVDTIIVVENKKLLGLLQASNQKATMEEAFKMADEILGNAVKSICGIMFHHGLVHVDFADIRKVMLKGGTALMGTGYAQGENRGIMAADMALASPLLEDINIEGASGVLVNVAHGENYSLLEHNDAMEHIYEKVGEENNPNIIVGDITDPNLGDKVCITIIATGCGGTCKPASNRVNVGPLPSSFIPHPTIAMNTTAQTNPFAPANSSAVTQAAPAVQKATPRPTSVNFFAQLQAQQQVQTPAQPQVQPQAEMTASIPSITETQVVRSINAAMFNSPDFNATAPAEEEVVGQGSDTAEFSAVADEDRMNGGRGGVETNNVGSREASYTSQNEFDMPAYARQEKFAAMEPAMASARNESETEREVDYLQPAWLRNAQGSMNNF; encoded by the coding sequence ATGAGTGAAATCGACAACTTCAATTTCGAAGTCAAGTCTCGCGTTATGGGCGAGGTGCCATCTTATAACAACGCCAAGGTCAAGGTGTTCGGCGTCGGTGGAGCAGGTGGAAACACCGTGAACCGCATGAAGGACATGAACATCGAGGGCGTGGAATACTACGCCGTGAATACGGACTCGATGGCCCTTGACCAGAGCAAGGCTGATCATACCATCCAGATCGGTGACAAGGCTACTCGTGGCCTGGGCGCCGGCATGGATCCTGAAATGGGCCGCAAGGCTGCCGAAGAATGCATCGACCAGTTCAAGGAAGCCATGAAGGATTCCGACATGGTGTTCATCGCTGCCGGTATGGGCGGTGGAACCGGTACGGGTGCAGCTCCGGTCGTTGCCGGTGTGGCCCGTGAACTCGGTATCCTCACGGTGGCCGTGGTGACCAAGCCGTTCCGCTGGGAAGGTAACGCACGTTCTTCGATCGCGCAGTCCGGCATTGCTGCACTCCGCGAATGCGTCGACACGATTATCGTTGTCGAAAACAAGAAACTGCTCGGTCTCCTCCAGGCCTCTAACCAGAAGGCGACCATGGAAGAAGCCTTCAAGATGGCTGACGAAATTCTCGGCAACGCCGTCAAGAGCATTTGCGGCATCATGTTCCACCATGGCCTTGTCCATGTGGACTTTGCCGATATCCGCAAGGTCATGCTGAAGGGCGGCACCGCTCTGATGGGTACGGGTTACGCACAGGGTGAAAACCGCGGTATCATGGCTGCCGATATGGCTCTTGCCTCTCCGCTTCTCGAAGATATCAATATCGAAGGCGCTTCGGGCGTGCTCGTGAACGTGGCTCACGGCGAAAACTACTCCTTGCTCGAACACAACGACGCTATGGAACACATCTACGAAAAGGTGGGCGAAGAAAACAACCCGAACATCATCGTCGGCGACATTACCGATCCTAACCTTGGCGACAAGGTCTGCATCACGATCATCGCGACGGGTTGCGGTGGTACTTGCAAGCCTGCTTCGAACCGTGTGAACGTGGGACCGCTTCCGTCCAGCTTCATTCCGCATCCTACGATTGCGATGAATACGACGGCTCAGACGAATCCGTTTGCTCCGGCGAATTCCTCCGCGGTGACTCAGGCCGCTCCTGCCGTTCAGAAGGCAACGCCGCGTCCGACCAGCGTGAACTTCTTCGCCCAGCTTCAGGCCCAGCAGCAGGTTCAGACTCCGGCTCAGCCCCAGGTGCAGCCGCAGGCCGAAATGACCGCATCGATTCCGTCTATTACGGAAACGCAGGTGGTTCGTTCCATTAACGCAGCCATGTTCAATTCTCCGGATTTCAACGCGACTGCCCCTGCTGAAGAAGAGGTCGTTGGTCAGGGTTCCGATACTGCGGAATTCTCTGCTGTTGCCGATGAGGACCGTATGAACGGTGGTCGTGGTGGCGTGGAAACCAACAATGTTGGTAGCCGCGAAGCTTCTTACACCTCTCAGAATGAGTTCGATATGCCTGCGTACGCTCGACAGGAAAAGTTTGCCGCTATGGAGCCTGCCATGGCTTCTGCCCGCAACGAAAGTGAAACGGAACGCGAAGTGGACTATCTCCAGCCCGCTTGGCTCCGTAACGCTCAAGGCAGCATGAACAACTTCTAA